Proteins co-encoded in one Malus sylvestris chromosome 9, drMalSylv7.2, whole genome shotgun sequence genomic window:
- the LOC126582540 gene encoding pentatricopeptide repeat-containing protein At2g13600-like, translated as MNRVKSGFGSLPSKTQIRFLCTSVLDDPHPQSPFLSENLASFLDNCSDALSLRKLHACIFAHGLGNNIFLGCKLLNCYARFDLLSDSRWVFDRIVNGNLSLWDAILVGYFRAGQFDEVLRRYVYLRRWNIGLDSGTITFALKSYSRWVFDRIVNGNLSLWDAILVGYFRAGQFDEVLRRYVYLRRWNIGLDSGTITFALKSCIELGDLGFGRGIHWDALKSGGSSNGFVGSSLMGLYSRCGFVKDAAEVLDEITERDIVVYKLIITGYAQSGDQRACEAFGFARCMQRQGLHPNRVTLVSLLQAASQLEALKQGRSVHGYAIRRGIGGLDEVFKTRKSIHGYIIRAGIQLHLLAATALVDLYSKANKLIQSRELFDRMEKKDAISYDVMMTG; from the exons ATGAATCGTGTTAAATCCGGGTTTGGATCATTGCCTTCCAAAACCCAGATTAGATTTCTCTGCACATCCGTTCTCGACGACCCACACCCTCAATCTCCATTTCTGTCAGAAAACCTCGCTTCTTTCTTGGACAATTGTTCAGACGCTCTCTCACTGAGAAAACTCCACGCTTGCATTTTCGCTCACGGCCTCGGAAACAATATATTTCTCGGCTGCAAGCTTCTGAATTGCTACGCAAGGTTCGACCTTTTATCAGATTCCAGATGGGTTTTCGACAGAATCGTCAACGGGAATCTTTCTCTCTGGGATGCAATCCTGGTTGGGTATTTCAGAGCCGGTCAATTCGACGAAGTTCTTCGGCGGTACGTATATTTGAGGCGGTGGAATATCGGGTTGGATAGCGGCACCATTACGTTTGCTTTGAAAAGTT ATTCCAGATGGGTTTTCGACAGAATCGTCAACGGGAATCTTTCTCTCTGGGATGCAATCCTGGTTGGGTATTTCAGAGCCGGTCAATTCGACGAAGTTCTTCGGCGGTACGTATATTTGAGGCGGTGGAATATCGGGTTGGATAGCGGCACCATTACGTTTGCTTTGAAAAGTTGTATCGAGTTGGGGGATTTGGGATTTGGACGAGGGATTCATTGGGATGCTTTGAAGTCTGGGGGTAGTTCAAATGGATTTGTGGGTTCGTCGCTTATGGGGTTGTACTCTCGATGTGGGTTTGTTAAAGATGCAGCTGAAGTGTTGGATGAAATTACTGAGAGAGATATTGTTGTCTACAAGTTGATTATTACTGGTTATGCTCAGAGTGGCGACCAACGTGCTTGTGAGGCTTTTGGGTTTGCTCGCTGTATGCAGAGGCAAGGATTGCATCCAAATCGGGTCACTCTTGTTAGCTTACTTCAGGCAGCGTCGCAGTTAGAGGCACTGAAACAAGGACGTTCGGTCCATGGCTATGCTATTAGAAGAGGAATTGGTGGTTTGGATGAAGTGTTCAAAACAA GAAAGAGTATCCACGGTTACATTATTCGAGCTGGTATTCAGCTTCATCTATTGGCAGCCACCGCTCTGGTCGATCTATACTCCAAAGCAAACAAGTTGATCCAGTCCAGGGAACTATTTGATAGAATGGAGAAAAAGGATGCTATATCTTATGATGTGATGATGACGGGCTAG
- the LOC126582184 gene encoding uncharacterized protein LOC126582184 — translation MVDTAMTSLNFSNIETLTGSNYKKWKEDMEIALGMMDFDLALREDKPAALTPTSTVEEKLKFAQWEKANRMALMIMRRAMTSSVKGGIPKSDSAKEFFNAVGNKFKESEKAETGNFLIKLTSMKFDGVGSVREHILKMSDIAQKLKDLEHPITDQFLVHMALNSLPT, via the coding sequence ATGGTTGATACAGCTATGACTTCTCTTAACTTCTCCAATATTGAAACACTAACCGGGTCCAACTATAAGAAGTGGAAGGAAGACATGGAGATTGCTCTCGGCATGATGGACTTCGATTTAGCCTTGAGGGAAGACAAACCTGCAGCCTTGACTCCTACAAGCACAGTAGAAGAAAAACTGAAGTTTGCTCAATGGGAAAAGGCAAACAGAATGGCTCTCATGATCATGAGAAGGGCCATGACAAGCAGTGTTAAAGGTGGTATTCCAAAAAGTGACAGTGCAAAAGAGTTCTTTAATGCAGTGGGAAACAAATTCAAGGAGTCTGAGAAAGCTGAAACAGGGAATTTTCTCATAAAACTGACATCCATGAAGTTTGATGGTGTTGGCAGTGTGAGAGAACACATACTAAAGATGTCAGACATTGCACAGAAGCTGAAGGACCTAGAGCATCCGATCACAGATCAGTTTTTAGTGCATATGGCATTAAATTCCTTACCTACATAG
- the LOC126582541 gene encoding uncharacterized protein LOC126582541, which produces MRTETVIDLEAPVVVETDIYGEDSIERRRNDSPHGGLIRVAAEALVAISSSQTPNMQDNVTGHEMDSSQNDSLLWFAKTISSCVGNLDNGSAAEVKRTDSEESFPDVTDYFEHMTLNLVESGNQGRAALLCASKFTQPNRRSDIVKTATKRSIKEREAAEGLQRDVFPGLVSLSRNEVTDDLQIIEGLIRESGGSWQSSLSQRNSGKGDKGRGRERMGTSAPSTTVAEVIQPQIEQPKCEELQGPDERNQTCWGKMTRRPQRQRYSIDSCPISQN; this is translated from the coding sequence ATGAGGACGGAAACTGTGATAGATTTGGAGGCACCGGTAGTAGTTGAAACAGATATTTATGGGGAAGATTCCATTGAAAGAAGACGTAATGACTCCCCTCATGGGGGCCTTATCAGAGTAGCAGCTGAGGCTCTAGTTGCCATCTCATCGTCCCAAACTCCTAATATGCAGGACAATGTCACTGGTCACGAAATGGATTCTTCGCAGAACGACTCCCTTCTTTGGTTTGCAAAAACAATTTCTTCATGTGTTGGAAATCTTGACAATGGAAGTGCGGCAGAGGTTAAGCGAACTGACAGTGAAGAGTCCTTTCCTGATGTGACGGATTACTTTGAGCACATGACATTAAACTTGGTGGAAAGTGGAAACCAAGGAAGAGCGGCCCTGCTATGTGCCTCCAAATTCACACAACCTAATAGAAGAAGTGACATTGTCAAAACAGCCACGAAGAGGTCAATCAAGGAGAGGGAGGCAGCGGAAGGACTTCAGAGAGATGTATTTCCCGGTCTTGTTTCTTTGTCAAGAAATGAGGTGACTGATGATCTTCAAATAATTGAAGGGTTGATTAGGGAATCTGGTGGGAGTTGGCAGTCAAGTTTGTCACAAAGAAATTCTGGTAAgggtgataaaggaagggggaGGGAGCGTATGGGGACTTCTGCTCCGTCTACTACTGTGGCTGAAGTTATCCAGCCCCAGATTGAGCAACCGAAATGCGAGGAGCTGCAGGGACCTGATGAGAGAAATCAAACCTGTTGGGGTAAGATGACAAGGCGTCCACAACGCCAAAGATATTCGATTGACAGTTGTCCTATTTCTCAAAACTAA